One region of Oryzias latipes chromosome 6, ASM223467v1 genomic DNA includes:
- the LOC101175152 gene encoding serine/threonine-protein phosphatase 6 regulatory subunit 2 isoform X3 translates to MFWKFDLHTSSHLEALLDKEDVTLKELMDEEDVLQECKAQNRRLLLFLCQDNCMQELVHLITTEPPAGGEETKRFKYPNVACELLTCDVGMINDKLGSDESLLETLYAFLEQPSALNPLLASFFSKTIGNLITRKTEQVISFLRKKDEFLSLVLEHIDTSAMMDVLLRLISCVEPAPLRLETLMWLNEQKLAQRLIELIYPGKDEEKQTNASQTLCDIIRLSRDQAGQLQEISQPDPLLTVLESQECVEQLLQNMFSGEKTESCIVSGIQVFLTLLEIRRPMVDGMMDTQAFERSYTVNSSILLAIQPHLTHFHQLLLEPPKREPMLTTLGVLEEPLGNTRLHVARLVASLLYTSSASHAVVAQELCRLNTMEVLLDLFFKYIWNNFLHLQVELCVAAIIRPCAHEMRLQPGLASSDGCKAAQDGSQEQASAEGPLSESPSSSENPAHNLMVTHLFQHCHLVQRILEAWEENDKKQSEGGMRRGYMGHLTRIANTVVHNLEKGPIHTQISNLISELPEDYRGRWETFVDQTLSETNRKNTIDLVGSGNPRPCSEDDMESPFPKELTVQQAFSDYQIQQMTANFVDQFGFNDEEFTDHDDSIGATFDRIAEININIDAGQDNANTAVFEACSKERIQPFDDDEEDIWEEKEINYAIQTKSRNRFGGSQSSQSQAESTCQRTAASNTEAPDREASSDSEEEEHNDDLDPFSSQSQTETAKSVDWVADFGEVNSTAPAAGVPFSPWDAPASQPAAAEAEDKGWAKFTDFQPFCCSETGPRCSSPVDSDLSGSENVKPNPNPCVWSACVARKAPLVASDSSSSSGSDSDDEDRKTQSKVNVTATTETITTGAGKETIRLTVDTKNERAVFSRVFRPAFRREADRVPAEGPSIADADKDKEKKHGNSSSPVTASSAEQPAAATQGM, encoded by the exons ATGTTTTGGAAGTTTGACTTGCACACATCTTCTCATCTGGAGGCCTTGCTGGACAAGGAGGATGTCACACTCAAAGAGCTTATGGATGAGGAGGATGTGCTACAGGAGTGCAAGGCCCAAAACAGGAG ACTTCTCCTGTTTCTTTGCCAAGACAACTGCATGCAAGAACTAGTTCATCTGATCACAACAGAGCCCCCTGCTGGTGGAGAGGAGACGAAGCGCTTTAA GTACCCAAATGTAGCGTGTGAGTTGCTGACGTGTGACGTGGGAATGATCAATGATAAACTGGGTAGTGATGAGTCTCTGCTGGAAACTCTGTATGCCTTCCTCGAGCAGCCATCGGCACTAAATCCTCTCCTGGCGTCTTTCTTTAGCAAGACAATTGGAAACCTCATCACGCGGAAGACTGAGCAG gttATTAGTTTCCTGCGGAAGAAGGATGAGTTTCTTTCGTTGGTCCTGGAGCACATCGATACGTCGGCCATGATGGATGTGCTCCTGCGCCTTATCAGCTGTGTTGAGCCAGCGCCACTTCGTCTTGAGACTCTGATG TGGCTTAATGAACAGAAACTGGCCCAGAGACTCATAGAGCTTATTTATCCTGGGAAAGATGAGGAG aagcagacaaatgcATCTCAGACTTTGTGCGACATCATTCGGCTTAGCAGGGACCAGGCTGGGCAGCTTCAAGAGATTTCCCAGCCCGACCCGCTGCTGACTGTGCTGGAATC GCAGGAGTGTGTTGAGCAGCTGCTACAGAACATGTTTTCAGGAGAGAAGACTGAAAGCTGCATTGTTAGTGGGATTCAGGTGTTTTTGACATTGCTGGAAATCCGCAGGCCTAT GGTGGATGGGATGATGGATACTCAGGCGTTTGAGAGGAGTTACACTGTTAACAGCAGCATTTTATTGGCCATACAGCCACACCTGACACATTTCCACCAGCTCCTTCTGGAGCCCCCTaag CGAGAGCCTATGCTGACCACTTTAGGCGTGCTGGAGGAACCCCTGGGTAACACGCGTCTGCATGTAGCCAGACTTGTGGCTTCTCTGCTTTATACCAGCTCTGCTAGCCATGCAGTCGTAGCACAAGAGCTCTGCAGACTCAACACTATGGAAGTCCTTCTG gaccTGTTTTTCAAGTACATATGGAACAACTTCCTGCACCTGCAAGTGGAGCTGTGTGTCGCTGCCATCATCCGGCCTTGTGCCCATGAAATGAGGCTTCAGCCTGGTTTGGCTTCCAGTGACGGGTGCAAAGCTGCTCAAGATGGATCGCAGGAGCAGGCCTCAGCTGAAGGTCCATTGTCTGAATCTCCAAGCTCCTCTGAAAACCCTGCACACAACTTAATGGTGACCCAt TTGTTCCAACACTGCCACCTTGTCCAGAGGATCCTTGAGGCATGGGAAGAGAATGATAAAAAACA GTCAGAAGGTGGAATGAGAAGAGGGTATATGGGACACCTGACCAGGATTGCCAACACTGTGGTCCACAACCTGGAGAAAGGTCCTATTCACACTCAGATTAGTAACCTTATATCAG AGCTGCCAGAGGACTACAGAGGGCGCTGGGAAACCTTTGTGGATCAAACACTGTCAGAAACCAACAGGAAGAATACTATTGACCTG GTTGGAAGTGGAAACCCTCGACCTTGCTCAGAAGATGATATGGAGAGTCCCTTCCCCAAAGAACTGACAGTACAGCAG GCGTTTTCGGACTATCAGATCCAGCAGATGACTGCTAACTTTGTGGATCAGTTTGGCTTCAATGATGAAGAGTTTACTGATCATGATGATAGCATTGG agccACGTTTGACCGGATCGCAGAGATCAACATTAACATTGATGCAGGCCAGGACAAT GCTAACACAGCTGTGTTTGAGGCCTGTTCCAAGGAGAGAATTCAGCcctttgatgatgatgaagaggacaTTTGGGAGGAAAAAGAGATCAACTATGCAATACAAACTAAGTCAAGGAACAG GTTTGGTGGGTCACAGTCCTCTCAAAGCCAAGCAGAGAGTACTTGTCAGAGGACAGCAGCTTCAAACACTGAGGCCCCCGACAGAGAAGCATCCTCTGattctgaggaagaggagcataATGATGATCTAGATCCTTTTTCAAGTCAAAGTCAGACAGAAACAGCAAAGA gcgtTGATTGGGTCGCCGACTTTGGAGAAGTGAACTCGACTGCTCCTGCAGCCGGAGTGCCGTTTTCTCCATGGGACGCTCCGGCCTCCCagccagctgcagcagaagctgaGGATAAGGGGTGGGCAAAGTTCACCGACTTCCAGCCATTCTGCTG CTCTGAAACAGGCCCCCGATGCAGCTCTCCTGTAGACTCTGACCTGAGCGGATCGGAAAATGTCAAACCAAACCCCAACC CTTGTGTATGGAGCGCATGTGTGGCAAGAAAAGCTCCACTGGTGGCATCAGACAGCTCCTCCTCCAGTGGCTCTGACAGTGACGATGAAGACAGAAAGACGCAGTCCAAAGTCAACGTGACGGCCACCACTGAGACTATCACCACGGGTGCCGGCAAAGAGACTATCCGGCTCACAGTGGACACCAAAAACGAGAGGGCAGTCTTCAGCAG AGTTTTCAGACCTGCATTCAGACG TGAAGCTGACAGAGTGCCAGCAGAGGGCCCGTCCATCGCAGACGCAGATAAAGACAAAGAGAAGAAGCATGGAAACTCTTCCAGCCCAGTTACAGCCAGTTCAGCGGAGCAGCCAGCTGCAGCCACACA AGGGATGTAG
- the LOC101175152 gene encoding serine/threonine-protein phosphatase 6 regulatory subunit 2 isoform X1, with translation MFWKFDLHTSSHLEALLDKEDVTLKELMDEEDVLQECKAQNRRLLLFLCQDNCMQELVHLITTEPPAGGEETKRFKYPNVACELLTCDVGMINDKLGSDESLLETLYAFLEQPSALNPLLASFFSKTIGNLITRKTEQVISFLRKKDEFLSLVLEHIDTSAMMDVLLRLISCVEPAPLRLETLMWLNEQKLAQRLIELIYPGKDEEKQTNASQTLCDIIRLSRDQAGQLQEISQPDPLLTVLESQECVEQLLQNMFSGEKTESCIVSGIQVFLTLLEIRRPMVDGMMDTQAFERSYTVNSSILLAIQPHLTHFHQLLLEPPKREPMLTTLGVLEEPLGNTRLHVARLVASLLYTSSASHAVVAQELCRLNTMEVLLDLFFKYIWNNFLHLQVELCVAAIIRPCAHEMRLQPGLASSDGCKAAQDGSQEQASAEGPLSESPSSSENPAHNLMVTHLFQHCHLVQRILEAWEENDKKQSEGGMRRGYMGHLTRIANTVVHNLEKGPIHTQISNLISELPEDYRGRWETFVDQTLSETNRKNTIDLVGSGNPRPCSEDDMESPFPKELTVQQAFSDYQIQQMTANFVDQFGFNDEEFTDHDDSIGATFDRIAEININIDAGQDNANTAVFEACSKERIQPFDDDEEDIWEEKEINYAIQTKSRNRFGGSQSSQSQAESTCQRTAASNTEAPDREASSDSEEEEHNDDLDPFSSQSQTETAKSVDWVADFGEVNSTAPAAGVPFSPWDAPASQPAAAEAEDKGWAKFTDFQPFCCSETGPRCSSPVDSDLSGSENVKPNPNPCVWSACVARKAPLVASDSSSSSGSDSDDEDRKTQSKVNVTATTETITTGAGKETIRLTVDTKNERAVFSRVFRPAFRREADRVPAEGPSIADADKDKEKKHGNSSSPVTASSAEQPAAATHWPPRGM, from the exons ATGTTTTGGAAGTTTGACTTGCACACATCTTCTCATCTGGAGGCCTTGCTGGACAAGGAGGATGTCACACTCAAAGAGCTTATGGATGAGGAGGATGTGCTACAGGAGTGCAAGGCCCAAAACAGGAG ACTTCTCCTGTTTCTTTGCCAAGACAACTGCATGCAAGAACTAGTTCATCTGATCACAACAGAGCCCCCTGCTGGTGGAGAGGAGACGAAGCGCTTTAA GTACCCAAATGTAGCGTGTGAGTTGCTGACGTGTGACGTGGGAATGATCAATGATAAACTGGGTAGTGATGAGTCTCTGCTGGAAACTCTGTATGCCTTCCTCGAGCAGCCATCGGCACTAAATCCTCTCCTGGCGTCTTTCTTTAGCAAGACAATTGGAAACCTCATCACGCGGAAGACTGAGCAG gttATTAGTTTCCTGCGGAAGAAGGATGAGTTTCTTTCGTTGGTCCTGGAGCACATCGATACGTCGGCCATGATGGATGTGCTCCTGCGCCTTATCAGCTGTGTTGAGCCAGCGCCACTTCGTCTTGAGACTCTGATG TGGCTTAATGAACAGAAACTGGCCCAGAGACTCATAGAGCTTATTTATCCTGGGAAAGATGAGGAG aagcagacaaatgcATCTCAGACTTTGTGCGACATCATTCGGCTTAGCAGGGACCAGGCTGGGCAGCTTCAAGAGATTTCCCAGCCCGACCCGCTGCTGACTGTGCTGGAATC GCAGGAGTGTGTTGAGCAGCTGCTACAGAACATGTTTTCAGGAGAGAAGACTGAAAGCTGCATTGTTAGTGGGATTCAGGTGTTTTTGACATTGCTGGAAATCCGCAGGCCTAT GGTGGATGGGATGATGGATACTCAGGCGTTTGAGAGGAGTTACACTGTTAACAGCAGCATTTTATTGGCCATACAGCCACACCTGACACATTTCCACCAGCTCCTTCTGGAGCCCCCTaag CGAGAGCCTATGCTGACCACTTTAGGCGTGCTGGAGGAACCCCTGGGTAACACGCGTCTGCATGTAGCCAGACTTGTGGCTTCTCTGCTTTATACCAGCTCTGCTAGCCATGCAGTCGTAGCACAAGAGCTCTGCAGACTCAACACTATGGAAGTCCTTCTG gaccTGTTTTTCAAGTACATATGGAACAACTTCCTGCACCTGCAAGTGGAGCTGTGTGTCGCTGCCATCATCCGGCCTTGTGCCCATGAAATGAGGCTTCAGCCTGGTTTGGCTTCCAGTGACGGGTGCAAAGCTGCTCAAGATGGATCGCAGGAGCAGGCCTCAGCTGAAGGTCCATTGTCTGAATCTCCAAGCTCCTCTGAAAACCCTGCACACAACTTAATGGTGACCCAt TTGTTCCAACACTGCCACCTTGTCCAGAGGATCCTTGAGGCATGGGAAGAGAATGATAAAAAACA GTCAGAAGGTGGAATGAGAAGAGGGTATATGGGACACCTGACCAGGATTGCCAACACTGTGGTCCACAACCTGGAGAAAGGTCCTATTCACACTCAGATTAGTAACCTTATATCAG AGCTGCCAGAGGACTACAGAGGGCGCTGGGAAACCTTTGTGGATCAAACACTGTCAGAAACCAACAGGAAGAATACTATTGACCTG GTTGGAAGTGGAAACCCTCGACCTTGCTCAGAAGATGATATGGAGAGTCCCTTCCCCAAAGAACTGACAGTACAGCAG GCGTTTTCGGACTATCAGATCCAGCAGATGACTGCTAACTTTGTGGATCAGTTTGGCTTCAATGATGAAGAGTTTACTGATCATGATGATAGCATTGG agccACGTTTGACCGGATCGCAGAGATCAACATTAACATTGATGCAGGCCAGGACAAT GCTAACACAGCTGTGTTTGAGGCCTGTTCCAAGGAGAGAATTCAGCcctttgatgatgatgaagaggacaTTTGGGAGGAAAAAGAGATCAACTATGCAATACAAACTAAGTCAAGGAACAG GTTTGGTGGGTCACAGTCCTCTCAAAGCCAAGCAGAGAGTACTTGTCAGAGGACAGCAGCTTCAAACACTGAGGCCCCCGACAGAGAAGCATCCTCTGattctgaggaagaggagcataATGATGATCTAGATCCTTTTTCAAGTCAAAGTCAGACAGAAACAGCAAAGA gcgtTGATTGGGTCGCCGACTTTGGAGAAGTGAACTCGACTGCTCCTGCAGCCGGAGTGCCGTTTTCTCCATGGGACGCTCCGGCCTCCCagccagctgcagcagaagctgaGGATAAGGGGTGGGCAAAGTTCACCGACTTCCAGCCATTCTGCTG CTCTGAAACAGGCCCCCGATGCAGCTCTCCTGTAGACTCTGACCTGAGCGGATCGGAAAATGTCAAACCAAACCCCAACC CTTGTGTATGGAGCGCATGTGTGGCAAGAAAAGCTCCACTGGTGGCATCAGACAGCTCCTCCTCCAGTGGCTCTGACAGTGACGATGAAGACAGAAAGACGCAGTCCAAAGTCAACGTGACGGCCACCACTGAGACTATCACCACGGGTGCCGGCAAAGAGACTATCCGGCTCACAGTGGACACCAAAAACGAGAGGGCAGTCTTCAGCAG AGTTTTCAGACCTGCATTCAGACG TGAAGCTGACAGAGTGCCAGCAGAGGGCCCGTCCATCGCAGACGCAGATAAAGACAAAGAGAAGAAGCATGGAAACTCTTCCAGCCCAGTTACAGCCAGTTCAGCGGAGCAGCCAGCTGCAGCCACACA ttggcctCCTAGAGGGATGTAG
- the LOC101175152 gene encoding serine/threonine-protein phosphatase 6 regulatory subunit 2 isoform X2, whose translation MFWKFDLHTSSHLEALLDKEDVTLKELMDEEDVLQECKAQNRRLLLFLCQDNCMQELVHLITTEPPAGGEETKRFKYPNVACELLTCDVGMINDKLGSDESLLETLYAFLEQPSALNPLLASFFSKTIGNLITRKTEQVISFLRKKDEFLSLVLEHIDTSAMMDVLLRLISCVEPAPLRLETLMWLNEQKLAQRLIELIYPGKDEEKQTNASQTLCDIIRLSRDQAGQLQEISQPDPLLTVLESQECVEQLLQNMFSGEKTESCIVSGIQVFLTLLEIRRPMVDGMMDTQAFERSYTVNSSILLAIQPHLTHFHQLLLEPPKREPMLTTLGVLEEPLGNTRLHVARLVASLLYTSSASHAVVAQELCRLNTMEVLLDLFFKYIWNNFLHLQVELCVAAIIRPCAHEMRLQPGLASSDGCKAAQDGSQEQASAEGPLSESPSSSENPAHNLMVTHLFQHCHLVQRILEAWEENDKKQSEGGMRRGYMGHLTRIANTVVHNLEKGPIHTQISNLISELPEDYRGRWETFVDQTLSETNRKNTIDLVGSGNPRPCSEDDMESPFPKELTVQQAFSDYQIQQMTANFVDQFGFNDEEFTDHDDSIGATFDRIAEININIDAGQDNANTAVFEACSKERIQPFDDDEEDIWEEKEINYAIQTKSRNRFGGSQSSQSQAESTCQRTAASNTEAPDREASSDSEEEEHNDDLDPFSSQSQTETAKSVDWVADFGEVNSTAPAAGVPFSPWDAPASQPAAAEAEDKGWAKFTDFQPFCCSETGPRCSSPVDSDLSGSENVKPNPNPCVWSACVARKAPLVASDSSSSSGSDSDDEDRKTQSKVNVTATTETITTGAGKETIRLTVDTKNERAVFSRVFRPAFRREADRVPAEGPSIADADKDKEKKHGNSSSPVTASSAEQPAAATQPPRGM comes from the exons ATGTTTTGGAAGTTTGACTTGCACACATCTTCTCATCTGGAGGCCTTGCTGGACAAGGAGGATGTCACACTCAAAGAGCTTATGGATGAGGAGGATGTGCTACAGGAGTGCAAGGCCCAAAACAGGAG ACTTCTCCTGTTTCTTTGCCAAGACAACTGCATGCAAGAACTAGTTCATCTGATCACAACAGAGCCCCCTGCTGGTGGAGAGGAGACGAAGCGCTTTAA GTACCCAAATGTAGCGTGTGAGTTGCTGACGTGTGACGTGGGAATGATCAATGATAAACTGGGTAGTGATGAGTCTCTGCTGGAAACTCTGTATGCCTTCCTCGAGCAGCCATCGGCACTAAATCCTCTCCTGGCGTCTTTCTTTAGCAAGACAATTGGAAACCTCATCACGCGGAAGACTGAGCAG gttATTAGTTTCCTGCGGAAGAAGGATGAGTTTCTTTCGTTGGTCCTGGAGCACATCGATACGTCGGCCATGATGGATGTGCTCCTGCGCCTTATCAGCTGTGTTGAGCCAGCGCCACTTCGTCTTGAGACTCTGATG TGGCTTAATGAACAGAAACTGGCCCAGAGACTCATAGAGCTTATTTATCCTGGGAAAGATGAGGAG aagcagacaaatgcATCTCAGACTTTGTGCGACATCATTCGGCTTAGCAGGGACCAGGCTGGGCAGCTTCAAGAGATTTCCCAGCCCGACCCGCTGCTGACTGTGCTGGAATC GCAGGAGTGTGTTGAGCAGCTGCTACAGAACATGTTTTCAGGAGAGAAGACTGAAAGCTGCATTGTTAGTGGGATTCAGGTGTTTTTGACATTGCTGGAAATCCGCAGGCCTAT GGTGGATGGGATGATGGATACTCAGGCGTTTGAGAGGAGTTACACTGTTAACAGCAGCATTTTATTGGCCATACAGCCACACCTGACACATTTCCACCAGCTCCTTCTGGAGCCCCCTaag CGAGAGCCTATGCTGACCACTTTAGGCGTGCTGGAGGAACCCCTGGGTAACACGCGTCTGCATGTAGCCAGACTTGTGGCTTCTCTGCTTTATACCAGCTCTGCTAGCCATGCAGTCGTAGCACAAGAGCTCTGCAGACTCAACACTATGGAAGTCCTTCTG gaccTGTTTTTCAAGTACATATGGAACAACTTCCTGCACCTGCAAGTGGAGCTGTGTGTCGCTGCCATCATCCGGCCTTGTGCCCATGAAATGAGGCTTCAGCCTGGTTTGGCTTCCAGTGACGGGTGCAAAGCTGCTCAAGATGGATCGCAGGAGCAGGCCTCAGCTGAAGGTCCATTGTCTGAATCTCCAAGCTCCTCTGAAAACCCTGCACACAACTTAATGGTGACCCAt TTGTTCCAACACTGCCACCTTGTCCAGAGGATCCTTGAGGCATGGGAAGAGAATGATAAAAAACA GTCAGAAGGTGGAATGAGAAGAGGGTATATGGGACACCTGACCAGGATTGCCAACACTGTGGTCCACAACCTGGAGAAAGGTCCTATTCACACTCAGATTAGTAACCTTATATCAG AGCTGCCAGAGGACTACAGAGGGCGCTGGGAAACCTTTGTGGATCAAACACTGTCAGAAACCAACAGGAAGAATACTATTGACCTG GTTGGAAGTGGAAACCCTCGACCTTGCTCAGAAGATGATATGGAGAGTCCCTTCCCCAAAGAACTGACAGTACAGCAG GCGTTTTCGGACTATCAGATCCAGCAGATGACTGCTAACTTTGTGGATCAGTTTGGCTTCAATGATGAAGAGTTTACTGATCATGATGATAGCATTGG agccACGTTTGACCGGATCGCAGAGATCAACATTAACATTGATGCAGGCCAGGACAAT GCTAACACAGCTGTGTTTGAGGCCTGTTCCAAGGAGAGAATTCAGCcctttgatgatgatgaagaggacaTTTGGGAGGAAAAAGAGATCAACTATGCAATACAAACTAAGTCAAGGAACAG GTTTGGTGGGTCACAGTCCTCTCAAAGCCAAGCAGAGAGTACTTGTCAGAGGACAGCAGCTTCAAACACTGAGGCCCCCGACAGAGAAGCATCCTCTGattctgaggaagaggagcataATGATGATCTAGATCCTTTTTCAAGTCAAAGTCAGACAGAAACAGCAAAGA gcgtTGATTGGGTCGCCGACTTTGGAGAAGTGAACTCGACTGCTCCTGCAGCCGGAGTGCCGTTTTCTCCATGGGACGCTCCGGCCTCCCagccagctgcagcagaagctgaGGATAAGGGGTGGGCAAAGTTCACCGACTTCCAGCCATTCTGCTG CTCTGAAACAGGCCCCCGATGCAGCTCTCCTGTAGACTCTGACCTGAGCGGATCGGAAAATGTCAAACCAAACCCCAACC CTTGTGTATGGAGCGCATGTGTGGCAAGAAAAGCTCCACTGGTGGCATCAGACAGCTCCTCCTCCAGTGGCTCTGACAGTGACGATGAAGACAGAAAGACGCAGTCCAAAGTCAACGTGACGGCCACCACTGAGACTATCACCACGGGTGCCGGCAAAGAGACTATCCGGCTCACAGTGGACACCAAAAACGAGAGGGCAGTCTTCAGCAG AGTTTTCAGACCTGCATTCAGACG TGAAGCTGACAGAGTGCCAGCAGAGGGCCCGTCCATCGCAGACGCAGATAAAGACAAAGAGAAGAAGCATGGAAACTCTTCCAGCCCAGTTACAGCCAGTTCAGCGGAGCAGCCAGCTGCAGCCACACA gcctCCTAGAGGGATGTAG